In one window of Niallia sp. Man26 DNA:
- the narI gene encoding respiratory nitrate reductase subunit gamma, with the protein MSGVNQLFWTVIPYIFLMIFVLGMIFRYRYDQFSWTAKSSELLEKKKLMIGSSLFHIGIIFVFFGHVGGLLVPIEVTEAFGISNHLYHTIAVWVGGIFGFMAYVGIILLTWRRVSDVRVRSISTFSDISINIILIIVMSLGIFSTFFGTSSQPDFNYRESISIWFRQLFILQPDGSLMSGVPLLFKLHIISAFALLALFPFSRLVHAFSLPIGYIKRRYIIYQKNVVRK; encoded by the coding sequence ATGAGTGGTGTAAACCAGCTCTTCTGGACAGTTATTCCCTATATATTCTTGATGATCTTTGTGTTAGGGATGATCTTTCGCTATCGCTATGATCAATTTTCATGGACAGCTAAGTCCAGTGAATTACTAGAAAAGAAGAAATTAATGATTGGCAGCAGTCTATTTCATATCGGAATTATCTTCGTGTTTTTTGGCCATGTGGGAGGCTTGCTTGTTCCGATTGAAGTAACAGAAGCTTTTGGTATCAGTAACCATCTGTATCATACGATTGCCGTATGGGTCGGCGGCATTTTCGGCTTCATGGCATATGTGGGAATCATTCTGTTAACATGGCGAAGAGTATCAGATGTACGTGTCCGCTCCATTAGTACTTTCTCAGATATATCTATTAATATCATTTTAATCATCGTTATGTCTTTAGGTATTTTCAGCACATTTTTTGGCACGAGCAGTCAGCCGGATTTTAACTATCGTGAATCAATCTCGATTTGGTTTAGACAGTTATTTATTCTCCAGCCGGATGGCAGCCTGATGAGCGGAGTTCCGCTGCTGTTTAAATTACATATCATTTCTGCTTTTGCCCTGCTTGCTCTGTTTCCTTTCAGCAGATTAGTACATGCATTTAGCTTGCCAATAGGATATATTAAAAGACGATATATAATCTATCAAAAAAATGTGGTGCGTAAGTAA
- a CDS encoding GAF domain-containing protein: MTLSVEQKIIDLLIEIRLQLEVDFVGLAMAAENEDGDVVIKWKYVSNNRNNRYQKIVLQVGKGIAGIVWKTARPYVIEDAKKDIQETKDFPLTITEQLVSMAAIPLLHGQEVQAVLLGGFRKKKKLNQTFINELISICTEINPLLDELRG; encoded by the coding sequence TTGACGCTTAGTGTAGAACAGAAAATAATCGACTTATTAATTGAAATAAGACTTCAGCTGGAAGTAGATTTTGTCGGTTTGGCCATGGCAGCTGAGAATGAAGATGGCGATGTAGTGATCAAGTGGAAATATGTTTCAAACAATCGCAATAACCGCTATCAAAAAATTGTCCTGCAAGTAGGGAAAGGAATTGCTGGCATCGTTTGGAAAACTGCTCGCCCTTATGTGATAGAAGATGCAAAAAAAGATATACAGGAAACAAAAGACTTCCCATTAACTATTACAGAGCAGCTAGTCAGTATGGCAGCAATTCCTCTATTACACGGACAGGAAGTTCAAGCTGTTTTATTAGGCGGCTTTAGAAAAAAGAAAAAATTGAATCAAACCTTTATCAATGAATTGATTTCTATTTGCACAGAAATAAACCCATTATTAGATGAGTTAAGGGGATGA
- a CDS encoding sensor histidine kinase, giving the protein MGTAISKQKLIEAMFNKMNDAVFFLHENEVLFMNPKAIELINKFEVNVANMSSICHLCNGMTNETGYQTCSNCFIEGEKNLESFQLFLSKKNDQHADDTPFSGSYFPLEEVDDVNVLILRNLTNQQETEKLQFQKSLTEYVIHASEEERKRLSRELHDGLAQEIYSALIQLQSMRYTNDYEKVKETASSIETIIVKSLNSIKSMAIDLRPAALDDMGLYAALKSYCKRFEETFGMEVELYSNIQTERYTGKIETMVYRVCTEALINAAKYADTDEVVVYLLAGKKQLRVEVMDEGLGFDLHNIHVKGTGLGLRNMEERISLLGGKFSIETSIGIGTKVLAVIPLEQEEHEDD; this is encoded by the coding sequence ATGGGAACTGCCATTTCTAAACAGAAATTGATTGAAGCAATGTTTAATAAAATGAATGATGCAGTCTTTTTTTTGCATGAAAATGAAGTTCTGTTTATGAATCCAAAAGCCATTGAGCTTATTAATAAATTTGAAGTGAATGTAGCCAATATGTCATCGATATGCCATCTTTGCAACGGCATGACAAATGAAACAGGTTATCAAACCTGCTCAAATTGTTTTATTGAAGGAGAAAAAAATCTAGAGTCTTTTCAGTTATTTTTATCAAAAAAGAACGATCAGCATGCAGATGATACACCGTTTAGCGGCAGCTACTTTCCTCTTGAGGAAGTGGATGACGTAAATGTGCTTATCTTACGAAATTTAACAAACCAACAAGAAACAGAAAAGCTTCAATTCCAAAAATCTTTAACAGAATATGTTATCCATGCATCAGAAGAAGAAAGAAAGCGGCTTTCACGAGAGTTGCATGATGGCTTGGCACAGGAAATCTACAGTGCCCTCATACAATTACAATCTATGAGATATACAAATGATTACGAAAAAGTGAAAGAAACAGCTAGCAGTATCGAAACAATTATCGTAAAATCTCTAAACTCGATAAAATCGATGGCCATCGATTTACGTCCGGCAGCTTTAGATGATATGGGACTTTATGCAGCGTTAAAGTCCTATTGTAAACGATTTGAAGAAACATTCGGCATGGAGGTTGAGCTTTACAGCAATATTCAAACAGAACGTTATACAGGCAAGATTGAAACAATGGTATACAGGGTATGTACGGAAGCGCTTATTAATGCCGCTAAATATGCTGACACAGATGAGGTTGTCGTCTACTTACTGGCTGGCAAAAAACAGCTGCGTGTTGAAGTAATGGATGAAGGCTTAGGCTTCGATTTGCATAATATCCATGTAAAGGGAACAGGTCTTGGTCTGCGAAATATGGAGGAAAGAATCTCTCTGCTTGGAGGAAAATTTTCCATTGAAACATCCATTGGAATCGGGACCAAGGTTTTAGCTGTCATCCCACTAGAACAGGAGGAGCATGAAGATGATTAA
- a CDS encoding response regulator transcription factor, with the protein MNVLIADDHAIVRSGLSFLIDAQEDMKVVGTAADGFEVTYLVERLQPDVVLMDLSMPPGENGLSATKKIKKAFPPIQVLILTMHDDEEYLYHAFKSGATGYILKNAKDDELLHAIRAVMKGERYIHSKVSTKMVREHIESPEQDPEIVDSYYLLSNREQEVLPLVALGYGNKEIADKLFISVKTVEAHKANMMSKLGLTTRPELVQYAIKKNLIDL; encoded by the coding sequence ATTAATGTATTAATTGCTGATGATCATGCCATCGTCAGAAGCGGTCTTTCCTTCTTAATTGACGCACAAGAGGATATGAAAGTAGTTGGGACTGCAGCTGATGGCTTTGAAGTTACTTATTTAGTAGAAAGACTTCAGCCAGATGTTGTTCTAATGGATTTAAGTATGCCTCCTGGAGAAAACGGACTTTCGGCAACAAAGAAAATCAAAAAGGCTTTTCCTCCTATTCAAGTCTTAATACTAACGATGCATGATGATGAAGAATATTTATATCACGCTTTTAAATCAGGTGCAACAGGCTATATTTTAAAAAATGCTAAAGATGATGAGCTGCTTCATGCTATTCGTGCAGTAATGAAAGGGGAAAGATATATTCACTCTAAAGTCTCGACTAAAATGGTTCGTGAACATATTGAGAGTCCAGAGCAAGATCCTGAAATCGTGGATTCCTATTATTTATTATCAAACCGTGAGCAGGAAGTGCTTCCGTTAGTTGCACTAGGATATGGAAATAAAGAAATTGCAGACAAATTATTTATTTCCGTGAAAACAGTGGAAGCACATAAAGCAAATATGATGAGTAAGTTAGGCCTTACGACAAGGCCTGAGCTTGTCCAATATGCAATAAAAAAGAATTTAATAGATTTATAA
- the glp gene encoding gephyrin-like molybdotransferase Glp gives MNLSRKPIQINEVIERIWEHHNPGMTEIVAIEDNTDRFLGEDIIAKTDVPAFDKSPYDGFALRAEDTAWASSENRIEFEVIDKIGAGSVSHKRIGGLQAVRIMTGAPIPSGCDTVIMLELVKEIERDGKNFIQITRKLKKGDNISFRGEDIKSGTLLVRKGTKINPGIQSLLATFGYKKLAVMRKPKIGVLATGDELLNVEEPLVPGKIRNSNSYMIVEQIKRSGAKAIHYGKIPDTFTATYDALHKAIAEVDMMITIGGVSVGDYDYMPKVYEALGADILCNKIAMRPGSVTTIASLDGKLLYGLSGNPSACYVGFELFARPIIRHSLGSNKPFLKKVKAILDVDFPKVNPFTRFVRSKLFTGGTQLFVAPIGMDKSNIIFSLAYANCLMVLPGGTRGYKKGMEVEVLLLEDHDGSDLF, from the coding sequence ATGAACTTATCTCGAAAACCAATCCAAATAAACGAAGTGATCGAGAGAATTTGGGAGCATCATAATCCAGGCATGACAGAAATCGTTGCTATTGAAGACAATACAGACCGTTTTTTAGGAGAGGATATTATCGCAAAAACGGATGTACCGGCATTCGATAAATCACCATATGATGGGTTTGCGCTGCGTGCAGAGGATACTGCTTGGGCATCATCAGAGAATAGGATAGAATTCGAGGTCATTGATAAAATCGGGGCAGGCTCAGTATCACATAAAAGAATTGGTGGCCTCCAAGCAGTTCGAATCATGACAGGAGCACCAATTCCATCCGGCTGTGATACGGTCATCATGTTGGAGCTAGTGAAGGAGATAGAAAGAGACGGAAAGAATTTTATCCAAATTACTCGAAAGCTAAAAAAGGGAGACAATATATCCTTTCGTGGAGAAGATATTAAGTCTGGAACACTGCTAGTAAGGAAAGGAACAAAAATAAATCCTGGAATTCAATCCTTATTAGCAACATTTGGTTACAAGAAATTAGCCGTTATGCGTAAACCGAAAATCGGGGTTCTTGCTACAGGTGATGAACTATTGAATGTAGAGGAACCATTAGTTCCCGGGAAGATACGTAACAGCAACAGCTATATGATTGTAGAACAAATTAAACGAAGCGGTGCAAAAGCAATCCATTATGGAAAGATACCAGACACCTTTACAGCGACATATGACGCCTTACACAAGGCAATTGCTGAAGTAGATATGATGATTACAATAGGTGGAGTATCAGTTGGAGACTATGACTATATGCCAAAAGTATATGAAGCGCTTGGAGCAGACATTCTTTGCAATAAAATAGCGATGAGGCCAGGAAGTGTTACAACAATTGCAAGCTTAGATGGAAAGCTATTGTATGGGTTATCTGGGAATCCTTCAGCTTGTTATGTCGGTTTTGAACTGTTTGCACGCCCCATCATTCGGCATAGCTTGGGCAGCAATAAACCTTTTTTGAAAAAAGTAAAAGCGATTTTAGACGTTGATTTTCCTAAGGTTAATCCGTTTACACGCTTTGTGCGCAGCAAGCTTTTTACTGGCGGAACACAGTTATTCGTAGCGCCAATTGGTATGGATAAGTCCAATATTATCTTTTCACTTGCCTATGCAAACTGCCTGATGGTCCTTCCTGGAGGAACGAGAGGTTATAAAAAAGGCATGGAAGTTGAAGTGCTTTTATTAGAAGATCACGATGGAAGTGACCTATTTTGA
- the mobB gene encoding molybdopterin-guanine dinucleotide biosynthesis protein B, which produces MILQYVGFQNSGKTTAMEWTIQQLTEKGYNVIAVKHHGHGGIPDNIVKDSTKYSDAGAVASIVEGEGVLHLEITNQKWDIEKIHMLLSCLNYDLLLIEGYKQEKFPKVVFTRSERDLDQLQFLSNIHSIIPFCDQLADKKAYINKLVAWIEQELPKRKLV; this is translated from the coding sequence TTGATACTTCAATACGTAGGCTTTCAAAACAGCGGCAAAACAACGGCAATGGAGTGGACGATTCAGCAATTAACAGAGAAAGGCTATAATGTCATCGCAGTCAAGCATCATGGACATGGCGGCATTCCTGACAATATTGTGAAAGATTCCACAAAGTATAGCGATGCAGGTGCTGTTGCAAGTATAGTAGAGGGTGAGGGAGTTCTCCATTTAGAGATAACTAATCAAAAGTGGGATATCGAAAAAATCCATATGCTGCTGTCTTGTTTAAATTATGATCTTTTATTAATAGAAGGATATAAACAGGAGAAATTTCCTAAAGTCGTTTTCACACGGTCAGAACGTGATCTCGATCAGTTGCAGTTTCTCTCAAATATTCATTCCATCATCCCATTCTGTGATCAATTAGCAGATAAGAAGGCATACATAAACAAATTGGTTGCTTGGATTGAACAGGAATTACCGAAGAGGAAGCTAGTTTAA
- a CDS encoding Crp/Fnr family transcriptional regulator: MSDVIFNYLRSVTLFKELSDDELLPIADISYMKLYKTKSFIYMQGDPLDRVFFLYAGKLKIHRTDVTGKEQIVAVPQVGEMFPHIGLFRKGSFPAHAEVLKNAQVVVTPITEFEQILIKHPELCMKMFTFLAEKIIDLQDRLVEQILHSSYDQIVMLLIRLCKSNGVPFTKDLYLITTHFTNRELANMIGSSRETINRTLNQLRKKQLVSTTTEGNLLIHLEKLTAELN; encoded by the coding sequence ATGTCAGACGTAATATTTAACTATTTAAGAAGTGTAACGCTTTTTAAAGAGCTTTCAGATGACGAGCTTCTTCCTATTGCAGACATTTCCTATATGAAGCTATATAAAACGAAATCATTTATTTATATGCAAGGTGACCCGCTTGATAGAGTATTTTTTCTATACGCAGGTAAACTTAAAATCCATCGCACAGATGTAACGGGAAAGGAACAAATCGTAGCAGTGCCACAAGTCGGCGAAATGTTTCCTCATATTGGATTATTTCGGAAAGGGAGCTTTCCAGCACATGCAGAAGTACTTAAAAATGCTCAAGTAGTTGTCACACCAATCACTGAATTTGAACAAATCCTAATAAAACATCCTGAATTATGTATGAAAATGTTTACGTTTCTCGCTGAAAAAATCATTGACTTGCAAGACCGATTGGTCGAACAAATCCTGCACAGTTCCTATGATCAAATAGTGATGTTGTTAATACGTTTATGTAAGTCAAATGGAGTACCTTTTACTAAAGATTTATATCTCATTACTACACACTTTACTAATCGAGAGCTTGCTAACATGATTGGATCATCAAGAGAAACAATAAACCGCACACTTAATCAATTACGAAAAAAGCAGTTAGTCAGTACTACTACGGAGGGTAATTTATTAATACATTTAGAAAAATTAACAGCTGAACTTAACTAA
- a CDS encoding YwiC-like family protein — protein sequence MVLPREHGTWMMFFLPYLLGMILSGPNWLHLVLLIGWFFIFLTSTPLLNIIRKPKLKKDMLPWVLKYSTAAILFTVPIIWMQPILLWGIFLLLPLLFVSRYFIKKKQERSLWNNLSGILIFSLGGTAAYIVGQGSLTKEAILLLCITTLYFMSSAFYVKSLIRERKNPAFKRKSHIFHLLLLLFPLLIALPWMTIAYLPSVCKDFFTTRKRPIKPLRIGIIEIINGIVFFLVSLFFLK from the coding sequence ATGGTTTTGCCAAGAGAACACGGAACTTGGATGATGTTTTTTCTTCCATATCTGCTCGGAATGATATTGTCTGGACCTAATTGGCTTCATCTTGTTCTTTTAATCGGTTGGTTTTTTATTTTTTTGACATCTACACCACTATTGAATATCATCCGTAAGCCAAAATTAAAGAAAGATATGCTTCCATGGGTACTAAAGTATAGTACAGCTGCTATCCTATTTACCGTTCCAATTATATGGATGCAGCCAATTCTCTTATGGGGCATATTCTTATTATTACCACTGCTCTTTGTTAGTAGATATTTCATTAAAAAAAAGCAAGAGAGGAGCTTATGGAATAATTTAAGCGGCATTCTTATTTTTTCTCTCGGGGGAACAGCTGCTTATATAGTTGGGCAAGGAAGCTTAACGAAAGAGGCAATCCTATTGTTATGTATTACCACGCTCTATTTTATGAGCAGTGCCTTTTACGTGAAATCATTAATCAGGGAGCGAAAAAATCCCGCTTTTAAAAGAAAGTCTCATATTTTCCACCTATTATTACTACTATTTCCTTTGTTAATAGCCTTACCGTGGATGACGATAGCGTACTTGCCAAGTGTGTGCAAAGATTTTTTTACTACAAGAAAGAGGCCAATAAAACCGCTAAGAATTGGCATTATAGAGATCATTAATGGAATTGTGTTTTTTTTAGTAAGCTTATTTTTTCTTAAGTAA
- a CDS encoding molybdenum cofactor guanylyltransferase, with amino-acid sequence MHQYIGTILAGGQSSRFGEHKAFARRKNKFFYQYSIEALQAITPKIYLVSHPAITDRFIAKEVTIIQDTPSFQGYGPLAGIYSVMEREQAEWYFVLPIDSPFITHQSMEVLLAHLEDEYEAIVPIVNEKPQPLISIYNFKIKKKLFSALKSQDLSMNSLLTQLHVKFVEEFNEDSFININEQRDYIKFIT; translated from the coding sequence ATGCATCAATATATAGGTACTATATTAGCCGGCGGACAGTCTAGCAGATTTGGTGAACACAAAGCCTTTGCGAGGAGAAAGAATAAATTTTTCTATCAATATTCTATAGAAGCACTCCAAGCTATTACCCCAAAAATCTATTTAGTTTCACATCCTGCCATTACAGATAGATTTATTGCTAAGGAAGTAACCATCATTCAAGACACGCCCAGTTTTCAAGGGTATGGACCCCTTGCTGGAATATATAGCGTCATGGAAAGAGAGCAAGCTGAATGGTATTTCGTTTTGCCAATTGACAGCCCGTTTATTACGCATCAGAGTATGGAAGTATTATTAGCTCATCTAGAAGACGAATACGAAGCAATCGTTCCAATTGTAAACGAAAAACCTCAGCCTCTAATTTCTATATACAACTTTAAAATCAAAAAAAAGCTCTTTTCTGCATTAAAAAGCCAAGATTTATCGATGAATAGCTTGTTGACACAGCTTCATGTGAAATTTGTTGAGGAGTTTAACGAAGATAGTTTTATTAATATTAACGAACAAAGGGACTATATCAAGTTTATTACATGA
- the ric gene encoding iron-sulfur cluster repair di-iron protein: MNQPFNEHSIISEIVTEFPKASDLFKTYRIDFCCGGNRPLIEAVTERNLSIDEVLTNLSTLYEQTNLLNEAAIDWKKASSSELIDHIVSKHHRFLREELPLLSPYVTKVRRVHGENNPHLVRIHKLFFELKAELENHIHKEENEDFKLILEYEQQPTDENYQKLTAIVAELESEHQNAGDILKELRDITNDFTPPSNACGTYRLVYHRLCALEADMFQHIHLENNVLFKRAIKLA, translated from the coding sequence ATGAATCAACCATTTAACGAGCATTCTATTATTAGTGAGATTGTTACCGAGTTTCCAAAGGCCAGTGATCTCTTTAAAACATACCGTATTGATTTTTGCTGTGGCGGTAATCGTCCGCTGATTGAAGCAGTTACTGAAAGAAATTTATCAATAGATGAAGTGTTAACAAACTTATCTACACTATACGAACAAACAAATTTATTAAATGAAGCAGCGATAGACTGGAAAAAAGCTTCTTCTAGTGAATTAATAGACCATATTGTCAGTAAGCATCACCGTTTTTTACGAGAAGAATTACCACTGTTAAGTCCATATGTAACAAAAGTTAGGCGTGTTCACGGTGAAAATAATCCTCATTTAGTAAGAATACACAAGCTGTTTTTTGAACTGAAAGCAGAATTAGAGAACCATATTCACAAAGAAGAAAATGAAGACTTTAAGCTAATCTTGGAATATGAACAACAGCCAACTGACGAAAATTATCAAAAATTAACTGCTATTGTTGCAGAGCTTGAGAGCGAGCATCAAAACGCTGGAGACATTTTGAAGGAACTGCGTGACATTACAAATGACTTCACACCTCCAAGCAATGCATGCGGCACCTATCGTCTTGTTTATCATCGTCTTTGTGCCCTTGAAGCAGATATGTTTCAACATATCCATTTAGAAAATAACGTATTGTTTAAACGAGCAATTAAACTAGCTTAA
- the moaA gene encoding GTP 3',8-cyclase MoaA has product MKSNLLDKLQRPLRDLRISVTDRCNFRCVYCMPEELFKSGYTFMPSEQMLSFDEIVRTAKLFVRLGVKKIRLTGGEPLLRKDLPALIKELHNIEGLEDIGLTTNGSLLKKFAKDLYIAGLRRITVSLDSLDAERFSMINGHRCKLTTVMDGIHAALNVGMIVKINMVVKKGQNEEDIIPMAKFCKQHKLILRFIEYMDVGNSNGWQLEEVVTKQQILNKLNEQMPVKQIKENYTGEVATRYQYLNSSQEIGIISSVTDTFCATCSRIRLSADGKLYTCLFASAGHDLRSLIRSEQNDDIIINKISQIWNGRHDRYSEERSNLSIKQKKKIEMSSIGG; this is encoded by the coding sequence ATGAAGAGTAACCTGTTAGATAAATTACAGCGTCCATTAAGAGATTTACGTATATCGGTTACAGACCGCTGCAATTTCCGCTGTGTATATTGCATGCCAGAAGAATTATTTAAGTCTGGGTATACATTTATGCCGTCAGAACAGATGCTGTCATTTGATGAGATCGTAAGAACAGCTAAGCTATTTGTCAGGCTAGGTGTAAAAAAGATTCGCCTAACCGGAGGAGAGCCACTGCTTAGAAAGGACTTACCAGCCTTAATTAAGGAGCTTCATAATATCGAGGGACTAGAAGATATTGGATTAACTACAAACGGTTCTTTGCTAAAGAAATTTGCAAAGGATTTATATATAGCAGGATTAAGGAGAATCACAGTAAGTCTAGATTCATTGGATGCAGAGCGGTTTTCGATGATAAATGGGCACAGATGTAAATTAACAACCGTAATGGACGGCATACATGCTGCCTTAAACGTAGGAATGATTGTTAAAATCAATATGGTTGTTAAAAAGGGACAAAATGAGGAAGACATCATTCCAATGGCCAAATTTTGCAAACAACATAAGCTTATTCTAAGATTTATTGAATATATGGATGTAGGTAATTCAAATGGATGGCAATTGGAAGAGGTTGTTACTAAACAGCAGATACTAAACAAACTAAATGAGCAGATGCCAGTTAAACAAATCAAAGAAAATTATACTGGTGAAGTAGCAACACGTTATCAATATTTGAACAGTAGCCAAGAAATAGGAATTATTTCTTCCGTAACAGACACATTTTGCGCAACATGTTCACGAATAAGGTTATCAGCAGATGGAAAATTATATACCTGTTTATTTGCATCAGCAGGCCATGACTTACGCAGCTTAATACGCAGTGAACAAAATGACGACATTATTATCAATAAAATATCGCAAATTTGGAACGGTCGACATGATCGTTATTCAGAAGAGCGAAGTAATCTATCTATAAAACAAAAAAAGAAAATCGAAATGTCTTCAATTGGCGGGTAA